The following are from one region of the Nostoc cf. commune SO-36 genome:
- a CDS encoding sulfonate ABC transporter substrate-binding protein, which yields MFNFLFKRIRIYCQKWVIFRFASQTRLLSIVPIQITGTFITGLCLSLLFAACTANNPSNTTTVSANNSTQTKASVVRFGYQKSAILLKSKGLLEKRLQPEGVSVEWIEFPAGPQLLEAMNVGSIDLGHTGESPPIFAQAGGTAITYIAGIAPSPASSAILVSKNSAIKTVNDLKGKKIALQKGSSAHYMLVQILEKYGLKYSDIQPIYLPPADARAAFVRGSIDAWSIWDPFYAAAEKSGDARVLIDGTGINKQGGYYLASQKFASQQQEIIKTLLEEIQNFEQWSDQHRDEVAASLSPILGIDLETMKKTTNRRKFGITPISQELITLQQQVADKFYELKLIPKQINVKEAMLTPGQYAAFSPKVK from the coding sequence ATGTTTAATTTTTTATTTAAGCGCATAAGAATCTATTGCCAAAAATGGGTTATTTTTAGATTTGCTAGTCAAACCCGGTTATTATCAATTGTTCCTATACAAATTACTGGCACTTTTATTACTGGCTTATGCCTCAGCTTGCTATTTGCTGCTTGTACAGCAAATAATCCCAGTAATACTACAACTGTATCTGCCAATAATTCCACTCAAACCAAAGCATCAGTAGTCAGATTTGGCTATCAAAAATCAGCAATTCTCCTAAAAAGTAAAGGGCTTTTAGAAAAGCGATTACAACCTGAAGGTGTATCTGTTGAATGGATTGAATTTCCGGCTGGGCCACAGCTTTTAGAAGCTATGAATGTTGGCAGTATTGACTTAGGACATACTGGAGAATCGCCACCAATTTTTGCCCAAGCAGGAGGTACTGCAATCACATATATCGCAGGAATCGCCCCAAGTCCTGCTAGTTCAGCAATTCTTGTTTCCAAAAATTCTGCCATCAAAACAGTCAATGATCTCAAAGGGAAAAAGATTGCTTTGCAAAAAGGCTCTAGCGCCCATTATATGCTAGTACAAATTTTAGAAAAATATGGTTTAAAATATAGTGATATTCAACCCATATATTTACCACCAGCGGATGCTCGGGCTGCTTTTGTCAGAGGTAGTATTGATGCTTGGTCAATTTGGGACCCATTCTACGCAGCAGCCGAGAAATCTGGCGATGCTCGTGTATTAATTGATGGCACAGGAATTAATAAACAGGGAGGATATTACCTTGCCAGCCAAAAATTTGCTAGCCAACAACAAGAAATTATTAAGACATTACTAGAAGAAATCCAAAATTTTGAACAATGGTCTGATCAACATCGAGATGAAGTAGCTGCAAGTCTCTCTCCCATTTTGGGCATTGATTTAGAAACAATGAAAAAGACTACTAACAGAAGAAAGTTTGGCATCACACCAATCTCTCAAGAATTAATTACTCTTCAGCAGCAAGTTGCTGATAAATTCTATGAATTGAAATTGATTCCCAAACAAATTAACGTCAAAGAAGCGATGCTTA
- a CDS encoding D-2-hydroxyacid dehydrogenase, whose amino-acid sequence MKIILPTDVATELEAHLPDDIVVVRVDSEGNLDGDATDAEVYFSWFFLKPTTLHRVLESAPQLRWHHAPNAGVNHIITPKYIERNLILTNGAGVHAIPIAEFVIAYMLSYAKQLSKLHQQQTQHRWQKGLPIQELLDKTLLIIGAGGIGQEIASRAKAFGMRIFGSRRHPQPLPNFDKVVGADEWKALLGEADYVVIATPLTWDTKGMIDAEVLRLMRKSAYLINIARGAIVDEFALVKALEDGEIAGAAIDTVFTEPLPAESPLWSLPNVFITPHCSGNSPRVKERSLALFLDNFTRYHQGQPLRNIVDQTVGY is encoded by the coding sequence TTGAAAATTATTCTACCAACAGACGTAGCCACGGAACTTGAAGCTCATCTACCTGATGACATAGTAGTTGTGCGTGTTGACAGCGAAGGCAACTTAGATGGCGATGCTACAGATGCTGAGGTTTACTTTAGCTGGTTTTTCTTGAAACCAACAACATTGCATCGAGTCTTAGAATCTGCGCCGCAATTGCGTTGGCATCATGCGCCAAATGCGGGTGTAAATCACATCATTACACCTAAATATATAGAACGCAACCTCATTTTGACTAACGGCGCGGGAGTTCACGCGATTCCCATTGCCGAATTCGTCATTGCCTATATGCTTTCCTATGCCAAACAACTATCCAAATTACACCAACAACAGACTCAACACCGTTGGCAAAAAGGTCTGCCAATTCAAGAATTGCTAGATAAAACCTTATTAATTATCGGTGCAGGGGGAATTGGGCAAGAAATTGCTTCCCGTGCTAAAGCTTTTGGGATGCGGATTTTTGGAAGTCGTCGTCACCCGCAACCACTACCTAACTTTGACAAAGTAGTGGGTGCAGATGAATGGAAAGCACTCTTGGGCGAAGCTGACTATGTTGTAATTGCCACACCTTTGACTTGGGATACTAAAGGCATGATCGATGCTGAGGTACTGCGCTTGATGCGTAAGAGTGCTTATTTAATTAATATTGCTCGTGGTGCAATTGTAGATGAATTTGCACTGGTTAAAGCCTTAGAAGATGGTGAAATTGCCGGAGCTGCAATAGATACTGTGTTTACAGAACCATTACCAGCAGAAAGTCCATTGTGGTCTTTGCCTAATGTTTTTATTACACCCCACTGTTCTGGTAATTCTCCCAGAGTTAAGGAGCGATCGCTAGCTCTGTTCCTAGATAATTTCACACGTTATCACCAAGGACAACCTCTGCGTAACATCGTAGATCAAACAGTAGGTTATTAA
- a CDS encoding cupin domain-containing protein, which translates to MPHTTALEPLETDQWFVDSPEFSEFVATAKEIIATTNHNRIKTLDILEPYFAALLQKRDWLPEHFAQPNLEGGLGGGIGQWLLYRSQELTIFSLVIPPNSITPIHDHLSWGLVGLYQGKQEETVYRRLDKGQLEGFGDLQENKIPAILEEKKR; encoded by the coding sequence ATGCCTCACACAACTGCTCTCGAACCTCTAGAAACAGACCAATGGTTTGTTGATAGTCCTGAATTCTCTGAGTTTGTAGCTACTGCCAAAGAAATTATTGCTACCACAAATCATAATCGCATAAAAACCCTCGATATCCTTGAACCCTATTTTGCCGCCCTACTCCAGAAACGGGATTGGCTACCAGAACATTTTGCTCAACCAAATCTTGAAGGTGGTTTGGGTGGTGGTATCGGACAATGGTTGCTGTATCGTTCTCAAGAGTTAACTATTTTTAGTTTAGTGATTCCTCCTAATTCCATCACTCCTATTCACGACCATTTATCTTGGGGACTTGTTGGGTTGTATCAAGGCAAACAAGAAGAAACTGTGTACCGTCGCTTAGATAAGGGTCAATTAGAAGGATTTGGGGACTTGCAAGAAAATAAAATACCAGCCATTCTAGAAGAGAAGAAGCGGTGA